The Phycisphaerae bacterium genome has a window encoding:
- a CDS encoding FMN-binding protein: protein MLKIIKEYMEKSWLLIVSAFVFGLLLALTNTAWSGKIEQNKIDKLNGLMGSLITDANKFELAIKDAEIDLGKGKIARSDIYEATASDGNTAGFCFRAEGTGFADKIELVIAVDAAFDKIIGYSVLASNETPGFGDQITGDYFRKQFMGAPVGTLNLLKKGDNTKVDNDIIAISGATVSSTAVVNIFNNYLEQMKKQVAEKGLIK, encoded by the coding sequence ATGCTTAAGATAATCAAAGAATATATGGAAAAAAGCTGGCTGCTGATAGTCTCGGCTTTCGTATTCGGTCTTTTACTCGCACTGACCAACACTGCATGGTCCGGCAAAATCGAACAGAACAAAATCGACAAGCTTAACGGCCTTATGGGCTCTCTTATAACCGACGCAAATAAATTCGAACTTGCCATTAAAGACGCCGAGATCGACCTGGGCAAAGGCAAAATCGCCAGGAGCGATATTTACGAGGCGACAGCCTCTGACGGCAATACCGCGGGCTTTTGTTTCAGGGCCGAAGGAACCGGCTTCGCGGACAAAATCGAACTGGTCATCGCCGTCGATGCCGCTTTCGATAAAATCATCGGCTACAGCGTTCTTGCGAGCAATGAAACGCCGGGGTTCGGCGACCAGATTACGGGCGATTATTTCCGCAAACAATTTATGGGCGCTCCGGTCGGAACGCTGAACCTTCTGAAAAAAGGTGACAATACAAAAGTCGATAACGATATCATCGCGATTAGCGGCGCTACGGTAAGCAGCACCGCGGTCGTTAATATTTTTAATAATTATCTCGAACAGATGAAAAAACAGGTTGCTGAAAAAGGACTTATTAAATAA
- the rsxE gene encoding electron transport complex subunit RsxE, whose protein sequence is MAANTMTAKGALVGGLWTEVPVLRLILGMCPTLAVTAAVKPALTMGLSVLFVLICSNIVVSLMRDLLKPHLRILMFTLTIATFVTIADLFLRAFTPQMSEVLGPYVPLIIVNCIIIARAESCASKNGIFVSAVDAISMGIGFTIVLCILASIRELLATGTIFDIPIMWKSFVPWAAMRLPVGAFITLGLMLGFVNLLTAKKS, encoded by the coding sequence ATGGCAGCAAATACAATGACAGCTAAAGGCGCCCTCGTTGGCGGACTGTGGACAGAAGTGCCGGTGCTGCGTCTTATCCTCGGCATGTGCCCGACGCTGGCAGTAACCGCGGCGGTAAAACCGGCTTTGACTATGGGCCTGAGCGTTTTGTTTGTTCTTATATGCAGCAATATTGTCGTTAGTCTTATGAGAGACCTGCTCAAGCCGCATCTGCGAATCCTGATGTTTACGCTGACAATCGCCACATTCGTAACAATCGCCGATTTGTTCCTGCGGGCGTTTACTCCTCAAATGAGTGAAGTGCTCGGCCCGTATGTTCCGCTGATTATCGTAAACTGTATAATCATCGCCCGTGCCGAATCTTGCGCCAGCAAAAACGGCATTTTCGTAAGTGCCGTCGATGCGATTAGTATGGGTATTGGTTTTACGATTGTACTTTGCATCCTTGCTTCCATTCGTGAGCTTCTGGCGACCGGAACCATCTTCGATATTCCGATTATGTGGAAAAGTTTCGTGCCATGGGCCGCGATGAGACTGCCCGTCGGTGCTTTTATTACGCTCGGACTAATGCTCGGCTTTGTAAACCTTTTAACAGCTAAAAAATCCTGA